A genomic window from Glaciihabitans sp. INWT7 includes:
- a CDS encoding PucR family transcriptional regulator — MVDKLAKSSGSSDMVTLEQLCERLGGELRPASPGPIGRQQLTGVHISELADPTPYLEGGELLLTTGIPLHGGPQAIRNYVQRLAGKGIAALALGLGAGTDRVDPELVAACAEASFDLLLVPEAVPFLHISRGFWQLVGRSEQADLASRLGLQTALARAATRDDAVEAIVTVLARGLGGWAAYLPADGGTETIWPATAAEVVPQLRVESARFDLVGTYSAATFPVNGTDVVEHSITVGPRTVGFLAVGAGRGLRKADRQLILTSCMLLSLTAQRAQESSRVSLALGRSVAALILGGHVDAARLVAEQAGLPPIAASGRLLAVRSEVPLDSRELDATIGSLGLPESLLRAEVGGLAIVILPDGPQDEAGRVATGVAGVAASLSPSLPLISVAGRVAAALSACRAAALGTVVGASGSPETRGDAWVELLARQPRGDLCSTVRSYLAHRGQWEAAARELGIHRNSVRHRIAVATELLGVDLADPDVAATLWIALRRQAISPRGR, encoded by the coding sequence ATGGTAGATAAACTGGCCAAGAGTTCGGGGAGTTCAGACATGGTCACACTGGAGCAGTTGTGCGAGCGGCTCGGCGGCGAGCTCCGACCCGCCTCCCCCGGGCCGATCGGACGCCAGCAGCTCACCGGTGTGCACATCTCAGAGCTCGCTGATCCGACCCCCTATCTCGAGGGCGGTGAGCTGCTGCTCACCACGGGAATTCCGCTGCACGGCGGTCCCCAGGCGATCCGTAATTACGTGCAGCGCCTCGCCGGCAAGGGCATCGCCGCTCTCGCCCTCGGCCTGGGAGCGGGCACCGACCGGGTGGATCCCGAGCTCGTCGCGGCCTGTGCGGAGGCATCCTTCGACCTGCTGCTCGTGCCGGAGGCAGTGCCGTTCCTGCATATCTCCCGCGGATTCTGGCAGCTGGTGGGCAGGTCCGAGCAGGCAGACCTGGCCTCGCGCCTGGGGCTGCAGACGGCCCTGGCTCGGGCGGCCACCCGGGACGATGCCGTCGAAGCCATCGTCACTGTGCTCGCCAGGGGGCTGGGGGGTTGGGCGGCCTATCTGCCGGCCGACGGGGGCACCGAGACGATCTGGCCCGCGACCGCCGCCGAGGTCGTGCCGCAACTGCGCGTCGAATCCGCGCGCTTCGATCTCGTCGGCACCTATTCGGCCGCCACTTTCCCGGTCAACGGCACGGATGTCGTCGAGCACTCGATCACCGTCGGTCCGCGAACCGTCGGCTTCCTCGCCGTCGGCGCGGGGCGCGGCTTGCGCAAGGCCGACCGTCAGCTGATCCTCACATCGTGCATGCTGCTGTCCCTCACCGCGCAACGGGCGCAGGAATCCTCCCGGGTGAGCCTGGCGCTCGGCCGCAGCGTTGCCGCGCTCATCCTCGGCGGGCACGTGGATGCGGCGCGACTCGTCGCCGAGCAGGCCGGACTCCCCCCGATCGCCGCATCCGGGAGGCTGCTCGCGGTGCGGTCAGAGGTGCCACTGGACTCCCGCGAACTCGACGCAACGATCGGCTCGCTCGGCCTGCCGGAGTCCTTGTTGCGCGCGGAAGTCGGCGGGCTGGCCATCGTCATCCTGCCGGACGGGCCGCAGGACGAGGCAGGACGGGTCGCGACCGGTGTCGCCGGTGTCGCCGCCTCGCTCAGCCCATCACTGCCGCTCATCTCCGTCGCCGGCAGAGTCGCTGCGGCGCTGTCCGCCTGCCGTGCTGCGGCCCTCGGCACGGTGGTGGGTGCGAGCGGATCCCCCGAGACACGGGGCGATGCGTGGGTGGAGCTGCTCGCGCGGCAGCCGCGGGGTGACCTGTGCAGCACGGTGCGGAGCTATCTCGCCCACCGGGGGCAGTGGGAGGCTGCCGCGCGTGAGCTCGGCATCCACCGCAATTCCGTGCGTCACCGGATCGCGGTCGCGACGGAACTGCTCGGGGTGGATCTCGCCGATCCAGACGTCGCCGCCACCCTGTGGATCGCCCTGCGTCGTCAGGCGATCAGTCCACGGGGTCGGTGA
- a CDS encoding aminotransferase class III-fold pyridoxal phosphate-dependent enzyme, giving the protein MATSPTPVLQSRHIVHAIPGPRSRELQEHRDGQVTSAFGSALPVFIDRAEGAILQDVDGNRIIDFASGIAVTSVGATNAFVQAQVAAQLDRFTHTCFMVTEYEGFTEVCRWLNAHTPGTFDKRTALFSTGAEAVENAIKIARTATGRPNVLVFDEAYHGRSLLTMAMTAKEKPYKEGFGPFPEQIFRAPNAAPLRWPSGAGNAAAEALAAVEAILAENGPETFAAMVIEPIQGEGGFLVPAPGFLAGLRAIADAHGIVFVMDEIQAGMGRTGTLFASEHEGVVADLIITAKALGGGLPLSAVTGRTELLNAVPSGGLGGTYAGNPLACAAALGVFEAFADGSLLANAASIESISRSHLEPLLDSVPVVAEVRGRGAMLAVEFADPGTLAPRPDVAKAVAAACHAAGVLVLVCGTFGNVIRLLPPLVIGTELLEDGLGVLTAAIEEQGATA; this is encoded by the coding sequence ATGGCCACCTCTCCCACTCCCGTGCTCCAGTCCCGTCACATCGTCCACGCGATTCCCGGCCCGCGATCCCGGGAGTTGCAGGAGCATCGCGACGGCCAGGTGACGAGCGCGTTCGGCTCCGCGCTGCCCGTGTTCATCGATCGAGCGGAGGGCGCCATCCTGCAGGATGTCGACGGCAACCGCATCATCGACTTCGCCTCCGGGATTGCCGTCACGAGCGTCGGCGCGACGAATGCCTTCGTGCAGGCACAGGTCGCCGCGCAGCTCGATCGCTTCACCCACACCTGTTTCATGGTCACCGAGTACGAGGGATTCACCGAGGTCTGCCGCTGGCTGAATGCCCACACCCCTGGCACCTTCGACAAGCGCACCGCGCTGTTCTCCACCGGCGCAGAGGCCGTGGAGAACGCCATCAAGATCGCGCGAACCGCTACTGGGCGACCGAACGTTCTGGTCTTCGATGAGGCGTACCACGGTCGCTCCCTTCTCACGATGGCGATGACGGCGAAGGAAAAGCCATACAAGGAGGGGTTCGGGCCCTTTCCCGAGCAGATCTTCCGCGCCCCGAACGCCGCTCCCCTGCGTTGGCCGAGCGGTGCCGGGAATGCCGCCGCCGAAGCGCTCGCCGCCGTCGAGGCGATCCTCGCCGAAAACGGACCCGAGACCTTCGCGGCCATGGTCATCGAACCGATCCAGGGCGAGGGCGGCTTCCTCGTTCCGGCACCGGGCTTCCTCGCCGGGTTGCGGGCGATCGCGGATGCCCACGGGATCGTCTTCGTGATGGACGAGATCCAGGCCGGGATGGGCCGCACCGGCACCCTCTTCGCCAGCGAGCACGAGGGCGTCGTCGCCGACCTGATCATCACGGCGAAGGCTCTCGGTGGCGGACTTCCACTCTCGGCCGTGACCGGTCGCACGGAGCTCTTGAACGCGGTGCCCAGCGGTGGCCTCGGCGGCACCTACGCCGGCAACCCGCTCGCCTGTGCTGCCGCGCTCGGGGTCTTCGAGGCCTTCGCGGACGGATCCCTGCTCGCCAATGCGGCTTCCATCGAAAGCATCTCGCGCTCCCACCTCGAACCACTGCTCGACTCCGTGCCCGTCGTGGCCGAGGTGCGGGGCCGTGGGGCGATGCTCGCGGTCGAATTCGCCGATCCCGGTACCCTCGCGCCCCGCCCGGATGTCGCAAAGGCGGTCGCCGCCGCGTGTCATGCCGCCGGTGTGCTCGTGCTGGTCTGCGGCACCTTCGGCAACGTCATCCGCCTTCTCCCCCCTCTGGTCATCGGCACCGAACTGCTCGAAGACGGCCTGGGAGTGCTCACCGCCGCCATCGAGGAGCAGGGCGCTACGGCATGA
- a CDS encoding CaiB/BaiF CoA-transferase family protein, with amino-acid sequence MPTPEAPLAGILVADFSRVLAGPLATMTLADLGARVIKVERPDVGDDTRSWGPPFSATGSTYFESVNRNKESVCLDLADAHDLDLARELIARADVVVENFKPGGMQKLGLDYDTVRQSNPGIVYASITGFGSTGGRDLLGYDFVVQALGGLMSITGETDGEAVKAGVALVDVLTAKDAVAGILAALLRRQSTGLGALLELNLLSSLQGSLANQAQAYLGAGVIPVRLGNTHPSIAPYETLDCGDGPIAVACGNDGQFRRLAEALGAAPLAEDPRFLTNALRVANRAALVPLLEERLHTKPAAEWQRRLTAIGVPAGRVGTIADGLELASSLGLDPTIEVVDASGVTVATQVRHPITWTPRLPRRASAPPLLGEQDAAVRDWLTDPVD; translated from the coding sequence ATGCCAACACCCGAGGCGCCCCTCGCTGGAATCCTCGTCGCCGACTTCTCGCGCGTACTCGCCGGGCCGCTCGCCACCATGACGCTTGCCGACCTCGGTGCCCGGGTCATCAAGGTGGAGCGGCCGGATGTCGGCGACGACACCCGATCGTGGGGACCCCCCTTCTCCGCCACCGGCTCCACCTACTTCGAGAGCGTCAATCGCAACAAGGAGTCGGTCTGTCTCGACCTCGCAGACGCTCACGATCTCGATCTCGCTCGCGAGTTGATCGCCCGCGCCGACGTCGTGGTCGAGAACTTCAAACCCGGCGGAATGCAGAAGCTCGGCCTCGACTACGACACGGTGCGGCAATCGAACCCGGGCATCGTGTACGCCTCGATCACGGGCTTCGGCAGCACCGGCGGCCGTGACCTGCTCGGTTACGACTTCGTGGTGCAGGCGCTCGGTGGCCTCATGAGCATCACCGGGGAGACTGACGGTGAAGCGGTGAAGGCCGGCGTCGCCCTCGTCGACGTGCTCACGGCGAAGGATGCCGTCGCGGGCATCCTCGCAGCGCTGCTTCGCCGCCAGTCGACCGGTCTCGGCGCGCTCCTGGAACTGAACCTGCTGTCGAGCCTTCAGGGGTCGCTCGCCAACCAGGCCCAGGCCTATCTCGGCGCCGGAGTGATTCCGGTGCGCCTCGGCAACACGCATCCGTCCATCGCTCCCTACGAGACTCTCGACTGCGGGGATGGACCGATCGCCGTCGCCTGCGGCAACGACGGCCAGTTCCGACGCCTCGCCGAGGCGCTCGGGGCAGCGCCTCTGGCCGAGGATCCGCGCTTTCTCACGAACGCCCTGCGGGTCGCGAATCGCGCGGCGCTGGTGCCGCTGCTCGAGGAGCGCCTGCACACGAAGCCAGCCGCGGAATGGCAGCGCCGTCTGACCGCGATCGGGGTGCCGGCGGGGCGTGTCGGCACGATCGCCGACGGTCTCGAGCTCGCGTCATCCCTCGGGCTGGATCCGACCATCGAGGTCGTCGACGCATCCGGGGTCACTGTGGCGACGCAGGTGCGGCACCCGATCACCTGGACTCCTCGGCTCCCGCGTCGTGCCTCCGCTCCTCCACTGCTGGGGGAGCAGGATGCCGCGGTGCGGGACTGGCTCACCGACCCCGTGGACTGA